A window of Gemmatimonadales bacterium contains these coding sequences:
- a CDS encoding MoxR family ATPase, protein MTAVPEPVFASSGALAEAFARHGYLADDDLATALYLSLRLGRPLFLEGEAGVGKTEVARTLAAVTGGELIRLQCYEGIDAATALYEWDYPRQMLEIRLLEAQGRSDAASTRNIFSREFLIRRPLLRAIESPGPVAPVLLIDEVDRADEEFEAFLLELLADFAITIPEIGTVTATLRPQVILTSNRTREVHDALKRRCFYHWIDYPSAARELAIIQARLPGLGERLASEAVAFVQRLRTSDLSKLPGVAETIDWAAALDSLGAQSLSAEDVDRTLGVLLKYQEDVVRIRGEGARGLLNELGAAR, encoded by the coding sequence ATGACCGCGGTTCCGGAGCCGGTCTTTGCTTCGTCAGGTGCGCTGGCTGAGGCGTTTGCCCGTCATGGCTACCTGGCGGACGACGACCTTGCCACCGCCCTCTACCTCTCGCTCCGGCTCGGTCGCCCCCTCTTCCTCGAGGGTGAGGCCGGGGTGGGTAAGACCGAAGTGGCTCGCACGCTTGCCGCGGTCACCGGCGGTGAGCTGATCCGGTTGCAGTGCTACGAAGGTATCGACGCGGCCACCGCGCTCTACGAGTGGGACTATCCGCGCCAGATGCTCGAGATCCGCCTGCTCGAAGCCCAGGGCCGGTCCGATGCGGCCTCGACCCGCAACATCTTCAGCCGCGAGTTTCTGATTCGGCGCCCGCTGCTTCGCGCCATCGAAAGTCCGGGACCGGTCGCCCCGGTGCTGCTGATCGACGAGGTCGATCGGGCCGACGAGGAGTTCGAGGCATTCCTGCTCGAGCTGCTGGCCGACTTCGCCATCACGATTCCAGAAATCGGCACGGTCACGGCAACGCTGCGCCCGCAGGTCATTCTGACGAGTAACCGAACCCGCGAAGTGCACGACGCGCTGAAGCGTCGCTGCTTCTACCACTGGATCGACTATCCCTCAGCGGCGCGGGAGCTGGCCATCATTCAGGCTCGACTGCCGGGTCTCGGCGAGCGCCTCGCGAGCGAGGCAGTTGCCTTCGTGCAGCGGCTCCGCACCAGCGACCTTTCGAAGCTGCCTGGTGTCGCGGAAACCATCGACTGGGCCGCCGCCCTCGACTCGCTCGGCGCGCAGAGCCTGTCGGCCGAAGATGTTGATCGCACCTTGGGGGTGCTGCTCAAGTATCAGGAGGACGTCGTTCGGATTCGCGGCGAGGGCGCCCGCGGGCTGCTGAACGAACTCGGGGCCGCGCGGTGA
- a CDS encoding PaaI family thioesterase, protein MTSPTPMTLASLQALLDASPAIAALGVRMEAADPARSAVELSMTMHPALERAEGTGQFHGGPLASLVDIAGDVAVAMMIGGGVPTIDLRIDYLRPVLTSSVRARAIVRKLGRTIAIADIEVLDADGKLCVLGRASYSPRVS, encoded by the coding sequence ATGACCAGCCCGACCCCGATGACGCTCGCTAGTCTCCAGGCCCTGCTCGACGCCTCGCCGGCCATTGCCGCACTCGGCGTCAGGATGGAGGCGGCTGATCCGGCCCGCTCGGCGGTCGAACTCAGCATGACGATGCACCCTGCGCTCGAGCGCGCCGAGGGAACCGGGCAGTTCCATGGTGGGCCGCTCGCCTCGCTGGTCGATATCGCCGGCGACGTCGCCGTGGCCATGATGATCGGCGGCGGGGTTCCGACCATCGACCTGCGAATCGACTATCTCCGACCGGTGCTGACGTCGAGCGTCCGGGCGCGCGCGATCGTTCGGAAGCTGGGCAGGACGATTGCCATCGCGGACATCGAAGTCCTCGACGCGGATGGCAAGCTCTGCGTGCTCGGCCGGGCGAGCTACAGCCCCCGCGTCAGCTAG
- a CDS encoding CBS domain-containing protein, whose translation MGYLRGAERTVRDVMTSDVISIHPDQTVTELIGQLADTHVSGLPVIDSRRRLLGVVSTTDLLSAFAEAGDGEARERLMQQTARDIMTPRGLVVEPDLELREAALQMEYGGVRRLFVEYEGQVVGVISRSDINRVYALGLLN comes from the coding sequence ATGGGATACCTGCGAGGCGCGGAACGAACTGTCCGGGACGTGATGACTTCGGATGTGATCTCGATTCATCCGGATCAGACCGTGACGGAGCTGATCGGCCAGCTTGCCGATACCCACGTGTCTGGTCTGCCGGTCATCGACAGCCGGCGTCGCCTGCTTGGCGTGGTCTCGACTACTGACCTGCTGTCGGCATTTGCCGAGGCCGGTGATGGCGAGGCTCGGGAGCGGTTGATGCAGCAGACGGCGCGAGACATCATGACGCCGCGAGGTCTCGTGGTCGAGCCGGATCTCGAGCTTCGCGAGGCAGCGCTGCAGATGGAGTATGGCGGGGTGCGCCGGCTGTTCGTCGAGTATGAGGGGCAGGTGGTCGGTGTGATTTCCCGCAGTGACATCAACCGGGTCTACGCCCTCGGTCTGCTGAACTAG
- a CDS encoding carbon monoxide dehydrogenase subunit G, which produces MRMSFNGAPEIRATREQVWKAILDPQLVAASAGVVESVEEIDPTHFKVVAGLGIGALKIRFTLNVELFDLVEGQSAKMRARGKAPGSTLDATTSFRLEDAAPGVIRLVWEANSDVGGTVASVGARLLEGTARKLAEQFFKDFAETVSRQAAGSA; this is translated from the coding sequence ATGCGGATGAGCTTCAACGGCGCCCCCGAAATCCGCGCCACCCGCGAACAGGTCTGGAAAGCCATCCTCGATCCGCAGCTCGTCGCGGCCAGTGCTGGCGTGGTCGAGAGTGTCGAGGAAATCGACCCGACCCACTTCAAGGTGGTCGCGGGGCTCGGCATCGGCGCGCTCAAGATTCGGTTCACCCTGAACGTCGAGCTGTTCGACCTCGTCGAGGGCCAGAGCGCCAAGATGCGCGCCCGCGGCAAGGCGCCAGGATCGACGCTGGACGCCACCACCTCGTTCCGGCTCGAGGACGCGGCGCCGGGTGTGATCCGGCTCGTCTGGGAAGCCAACAGCGATGTTGGGGGTACGGTTGCCAGCGTCGGCGCACGGCTGCTCGAGGGTACGGCCCGGAAACTCGCGGAGCAATTCTTCAAGGACTTCGCCGAGACGGTGTCGCGGCAGGCTGCCGGTTCCGCATGA
- a CDS encoding serine hydrolase encodes MRRRYLVAALALVAGVGLSSPVVAQAPSREELLTAMSAKIACSAVFITGREVEDALTNSAPRFWGSFTRERITRVEVDRQARAVHLTLDGSLRRTARVFGDQGCVILPRGRDSVAFSPLPVRTVLGPAASAPWPMGDRPIDGPFPADVNRARLDAGLDLAFRSPEALTLAMVVVHRGRIVAERYAPGVDQDTQLESWSMGKSIIAALVGLLVQERKLRLDDRAPIEEWQSPGDPRARITIRDLMQMSSGLRFSDATDPAETWGQAHPDHLYIYSGAVDAFAFSIGKQPEHPPATVGRYRNVDPLTLGGIVRRTLSAAGEEYLTWPQRALFDRIGIRRQVLETDPYGNFLLTGYDYGTARNWARLGMLYLQDGVWQGQRLLPEGWSRFVSTPGPAWKEPVYGGLFRLNGNGEWNMPRDAYFMSGGGVSKTIVIPSHDLVIVRMGHLQGTRKHEADLNLALGEILAAIPQRGE; translated from the coding sequence ATGCGTCGCCGCTATCTCGTTGCAGCTCTGGCGCTGGTCGCCGGTGTTGGGTTGTCCTCGCCGGTCGTGGCACAGGCACCGTCGCGGGAGGAATTGCTGACCGCCATGAGTGCCAAGATCGCCTGCTCGGCCGTGTTCATAACGGGGCGAGAGGTCGAGGATGCCCTGACCAACAGTGCCCCCAGATTCTGGGGCTCGTTCACCCGCGAGCGGATCACCAGGGTTGAGGTCGACCGCCAGGCTCGTGCGGTTCACCTGACCCTCGATGGCAGCCTCCGACGCACGGCCCGCGTGTTTGGCGATCAGGGCTGTGTCATCCTGCCGCGGGGCCGCGACTCCGTGGCGTTCTCGCCCCTGCCTGTCAGGACGGTTCTCGGCCCCGCCGCGTCGGCACCGTGGCCCATGGGCGATCGTCCCATCGATGGGCCATTTCCCGCCGACGTCAACCGCGCCCGCCTCGACGCAGGCCTCGACCTGGCGTTTCGATCACCGGAGGCGCTGACGCTCGCAATGGTGGTGGTTCATCGAGGACGGATCGTAGCTGAGCGGTATGCGCCAGGAGTCGACCAGGACACTCAGCTCGAAAGTTGGTCGATGGGAAAGAGCATCATTGCGGCCCTGGTCGGACTGCTGGTTCAGGAACGCAAGCTTCGCCTCGATGATCGCGCACCGATCGAGGAGTGGCAATCCCCGGGCGACCCGAGGGCTCGGATCACCATCCGCGACCTGATGCAGATGAGCAGCGGGCTCCGCTTCTCCGATGCCACAGATCCAGCGGAGACCTGGGGACAGGCGCATCCCGACCACCTCTACATCTACTCAGGCGCAGTCGATGCCTTTGCCTTCAGCATCGGCAAGCAGCCCGAGCACCCTCCCGCGACGGTGGGGCGCTACCGCAACGTCGACCCACTGACGTTAGGCGGAATCGTTCGGCGGACCCTGTCGGCGGCTGGCGAAGAGTACCTCACTTGGCCGCAGCGCGCCTTGTTCGATCGGATCGGGATTCGCCGTCAGGTGCTCGAGACCGATCCGTACGGCAACTTTCTGCTGACGGGTTACGACTACGGAACTGCGAGGAACTGGGCCAGGCTCGGTATGCTCTACCTGCAGGACGGCGTCTGGCAGGGTCAGCGTCTTCTCCCGGAGGGCTGGAGTCGGTTCGTGAGCACGCCTGGCCCCGCCTGGAAAGAGCCGGTGTACGGTGGCCTGTTCCGACTCAACGGCAACGGCGAATGGAACATGCCTCGCGATGCCTATTTCATGAGCGGCGGTGGCGTCAGCAAGACAATCGTGATTCCGTCCCATGATCTTGTGATTGTGCGGATGGGTCATCTTCAAGGCACTCGCAAGCACGAAGCCGACCTCAATCTCGCGTTGGGCGAGATCCTTGCCGCCATTCCCCAGCGTGGAGAGTAG
- a CDS encoding VWA domain-containing protein: MTLTANLVAFGRLLRRAGLPVGPGDTRLFLEALDAVGFERRRTVQAAGRAIFVRRREDRDLYDRAFGLFWRRYGLIGSDAPPLPRIRQDARQPPTFPARVPPAAGEILPDGAPRPETVEASELERIRHADFASLTGDERLDAARMLARLAPRLPQKPSRRWASAAHRGARPAQARMLRAALATGGDPLRWRWLTHPKRPRPIVLITDISGSMEPYSRLMLRFAHTLGQSGAPVEVFVFGTRLTRITRQLRTRDPDAALGRVGGTVVDWNGGTRIGESLRELNRRWVRRTVRSGAVVLIVSDGWERGDPETLGAEMAKLRRACHRILWLNPLAAQEGYRPEVQGLKAALPYVDEMLPSASIASLEHLATRLVRPFRRTGTYA, encoded by the coding sequence GTGACCCTGACGGCCAATCTGGTCGCGTTTGGAAGACTGCTCCGACGCGCCGGGCTGCCGGTGGGTCCGGGCGACACCCGTCTCTTCCTCGAAGCGCTCGATGCGGTCGGATTCGAGCGGCGACGGACCGTCCAGGCCGCCGGCCGCGCCATTTTCGTGCGACGACGCGAAGACCGGGACCTCTATGATCGAGCCTTTGGCCTCTTCTGGCGCCGCTACGGACTGATCGGCAGCGATGCGCCGCCGCTGCCCCGAATTCGACAGGACGCCCGACAGCCGCCGACCTTTCCAGCCCGAGTACCGCCTGCCGCAGGGGAGATCCTGCCCGATGGCGCGCCCCGACCCGAGACGGTCGAGGCAAGCGAGCTGGAACGCATCCGACACGCCGACTTCGCCTCGCTCACCGGCGACGAACGCCTCGACGCGGCGCGGATGCTGGCCCGGTTGGCGCCGCGGCTGCCGCAGAAGCCCTCACGGCGCTGGGCCAGCGCGGCGCACCGGGGCGCTCGGCCGGCACAGGCCCGGATGCTCCGGGCCGCGCTCGCCACCGGCGGCGACCCGCTGCGCTGGCGCTGGCTGACCCACCCGAAGCGCCCGCGCCCGATCGTACTGATCACCGATATCAGCGGATCGATGGAGCCGTACAGTCGCCTGATGCTGCGGTTTGCGCACACGCTGGGTCAATCGGGCGCGCCGGTCGAGGTATTCGTCTTCGGGACCCGGCTCACTCGCATCACACGCCAGCTGCGAACCCGGGATCCGGATGCCGCGCTGGGTCGGGTCGGCGGTACGGTGGTCGACTGGAATGGCGGCACCCGGATCGGCGAGAGCCTCCGTGAGCTCAACCGCCGCTGGGTCCGCCGCACCGTTCGGAGTGGCGCGGTCGTCCTGATCGTCTCCGACGGCTGGGAACGCGGCGACCCCGAAACCCTTGGCGCCGAGATGGCCAAGCTCCGGCGGGCGTGCCATCGGATACTCTGGCTCAACCCGCTGGCGGCCCAGGAGGGCTACCGCCCCGAAGTACAGGGCCTCAAGGCGGCGCTGCCCTACGTTGACGAAATGCTTCCCTCAGCCTCAATTGCTTCTCTGGAGCACCTGGCCACCCGGCTGGTGCGCCCCTTCCGACGGACTGGTACGTATGCGTGA
- a CDS encoding WD40 repeat domain-containing protein, with product MRGLVRAAAVAGAMVLGGVMSAAGQASSHGTELVGHRKGVASVAFSPDGRWLASGGLDGVVRVWATGTWKLTHTFDHGEEVYSVAFAPDSRTLASSAGDNRVVLWDVEANRQLRATTLPTWSLALTFAPDGTLLVGSMDGAVRRFDGTLREKGAALASGNEVWSLTTSQDGRLLVTSVPIKLWELDTGAELANLVRRRGYGQGSVALAPGGRFLASGEAIGGARTWSLPDGMLLATLETNAERRAVGGAGFGRVSVAMPVTGVAFTPDGGTLATGGGDCLVRLWSVGPDGRLTSPAPVVLGAARMTITAIAISPDGAYLAASSLDRTVRVWPLGPRAGTQATGCS from the coding sequence ATGAGGGGGCTCGTCCGTGCGGCCGCGGTAGCCGGGGCAATGGTGTTGGGGGGCGTGATGTCGGCCGCCGGGCAGGCAAGCAGCCACGGCACCGAACTCGTCGGCCACCGCAAAGGTGTTGCCTCCGTCGCATTTTCTCCCGATGGTCGTTGGCTCGCGTCGGGTGGCCTCGATGGTGTCGTTCGGGTCTGGGCAACTGGGACCTGGAAATTGACCCATACTTTCGATCACGGCGAGGAGGTCTACAGCGTCGCGTTTGCACCGGACAGCCGCACCCTGGCCTCGAGTGCCGGCGACAACCGCGTTGTTCTTTGGGATGTCGAGGCTAACCGGCAACTCCGGGCGACGACGTTGCCGACCTGGTCGCTGGCACTCACCTTCGCACCTGACGGCACTCTGCTCGTTGGCAGCATGGACGGAGCCGTCCGCAGGTTCGATGGAACTCTGCGGGAAAAGGGGGCAGCGCTGGCATCGGGTAACGAAGTGTGGTCCCTCACGACCTCGCAGGACGGACGGCTCCTAGTCACCAGCGTGCCGATCAAGCTTTGGGAGCTGGATACTGGTGCGGAGCTTGCGAACCTGGTGCGACGACGCGGGTACGGCCAAGGCTCGGTTGCGCTGGCGCCCGGTGGTCGCTTTCTCGCCTCCGGAGAGGCAATCGGAGGGGCGCGCACTTGGTCGCTGCCTGATGGCATGCTGCTCGCCACGTTGGAGACCAACGCCGAACGGCGTGCGGTCGGAGGGGCCGGATTCGGTCGGGTCAGCGTAGCGATGCCGGTAACCGGTGTCGCGTTCACCCCGGATGGCGGTACCCTCGCCACCGGTGGCGGCGATTGTCTCGTCCGCCTCTGGAGCGTCGGTCCCGATGGGCGCCTGACGTCGCCTGCCCCCGTTGTGCTGGGCGCCGCTCGGATGACCATCACGGCGATTGCGATCTCCCCGGATGGTGCATACCTCGCCGCCTCGAGCCTCGACCGCACCGTGCGCGTCTGGCCGCTGGGCCCGCGTGCGGGTACGCAGGCGACGGGATGCTCGTGA
- a CDS encoding serine hydrolase — MRQLVLAAILFALTSVASAQVVPERLERYVTNALNAWGVPGLAIAIVRNDSVVLTRGYGVRTVGGLDPITETTVFGIGSITKSFTATVLAMLADSGLVTWDDPVTRHLPGFRMPDPWTTDLVTVRDLLAHRTGLAGSDFVWYASRHSRAELTRRIRFMRPLVPFRTGLSYNNVMYVAAGELAQAVSGQSWDDLVTQRILTPLRMTRTSTRAADLPVDDDIATPHARIRDTIRTIDRPVLENLGAAGAMGSTATDLARWLRFLLGRGRIDSQRFASAGRIAELFTPQLMLAGEGTPPIDTAAIRPTHFEAYGLGWFLKDYHGRLVAEHEGNVDGMSAAIALIPEARIGVAVLSNLHNTALPGLLADWIIDRELGAPDLDRSAIGLRRTAARRDGLASRESRLLGSRRPNTSPSLPLDAYAGVYRDSLYGDLTVSRVGDGLVARLGPGLSGSLEHWHHDIFRAHWSPAMWGSAFLTFRLSPTGRIDGFEIELGGEPAPFTFRRDDRP, encoded by the coding sequence ATGCGTCAGCTTGTCCTGGCCGCCATCCTGTTTGCACTGACATCGGTCGCATCGGCGCAGGTCGTACCGGAGCGGCTCGAGCGCTATGTCACGAACGCGCTGAACGCATGGGGGGTGCCCGGTCTTGCCATCGCGATCGTCCGCAACGATTCGGTGGTGCTGACTCGCGGTTATGGTGTCCGCACCGTCGGAGGGCTCGATCCCATCACCGAGACCACCGTGTTCGGGATCGGGTCGATCACCAAGTCCTTTACGGCGACGGTCCTGGCCATGCTCGCAGATTCGGGGCTGGTCACTTGGGACGACCCGGTCACCCGCCATCTGCCCGGCTTTCGGATGCCCGATCCCTGGACGACGGATCTGGTGACCGTGCGCGACCTGCTGGCGCACCGGACCGGACTCGCCGGCAGTGATTTCGTCTGGTACGCATCACGGCACAGCCGCGCCGAGCTGACCCGGCGAATTCGCTTCATGCGGCCGCTGGTGCCGTTCCGGACGGGGCTGAGCTACAACAACGTGATGTACGTGGCGGCGGGCGAACTTGCCCAGGCGGTGTCCGGGCAATCGTGGGACGACCTCGTGACACAGCGGATCCTGACGCCACTCCGGATGACGCGTACCAGCACCCGCGCGGCCGACCTGCCGGTCGACGACGACATCGCGACCCCGCACGCGCGGATCCGCGACACGATCCGCACCATCGACCGACCCGTGCTCGAAAACCTCGGCGCAGCCGGCGCGATGGGCTCCACCGCCACCGACCTGGCCCGCTGGCTGCGCTTCCTGCTTGGTCGAGGCCGCATCGACAGTCAGCGATTCGCGTCGGCGGGGCGGATCGCCGAGCTGTTTACACCGCAGCTGATGCTCGCCGGAGAGGGTACCCCGCCGATCGATACCGCCGCGATCCGGCCGACCCATTTCGAAGCCTATGGTCTGGGCTGGTTTCTCAAAGACTACCATGGCCGGCTCGTGGCAGAACACGAGGGCAACGTCGACGGCATGTCGGCGGCGATTGCCCTGATACCGGAAGCACGGATCGGCGTCGCCGTGCTCAGCAACCTGCACAACACGGCGCTGCCCGGCCTTCTGGCCGACTGGATCATCGATCGCGAGCTCGGCGCGCCGGATCTCGATCGCAGCGCCATCGGCCTTCGTCGCACGGCTGCTCGTCGCGACGGGCTCGCCAGCCGAGAAAGTCGGTTGCTCGGTAGCAGGAGGCCCAACACCTCGCCGTCCCTGCCCCTCGATGCGTACGCCGGCGTCTATCGTGACAGCCTGTACGGTGACCTGACAGTTTCCCGGGTCGGTGACGGCCTTGTCGCTCGCCTGGGGCCGGGGCTCAGCGGTTCGCTGGAGCACTGGCATCACGATATCTTCCGCGCACATTGGTCGCCGGCGATGTGGGGCAGCGCCTTCCTGACGTTCCGGCTCAGCCCGACCGGCAGAATCGATGGATTCGAGATCGAGCTCGGCGGCGAGCCCGCACCCTTTACGTTCCGTCGCGACGACCGACCCTGA
- a CDS encoding XdhC family protein, whose translation MRELLQALERFAPARMGRAVVTRVWGSAPRPEGAVLVATADGRMAGSVSGGCVENAVVEEIQQAIERGTPKHLEYGVTHERAWEFGLSCGGTISMWVEPELRPEILQAAQGTEGSVVATIIGGPGQGGGLTYHESGQREIRGLDSGAAELIAAGAAHALKKLSASSETIPTPAGEITVLYEVFPRQPTLLVFGGVHIAMALVKLAKPLGYRTIVADGREAFLTPERFPDADRLIVGWPEQVFQDVGIDSATCICLLTHDPKFDDPAIEAAIRSPAAYIGVIGSRKTQQLRRERLAEAGFSADEIARIHGPIGLDLGGREPADIALGILAEITAARYGGKVGRGKPVPA comes from the coding sequence ATGCGTGAACTGTTGCAGGCCCTGGAACGCTTTGCCCCCGCCCGGATGGGCCGGGCCGTGGTTACCCGAGTCTGGGGGTCGGCGCCGCGTCCGGAGGGGGCGGTGCTGGTGGCCACGGCTGACGGGCGGATGGCGGGCTCGGTTTCGGGAGGCTGCGTCGAGAATGCGGTCGTCGAAGAGATTCAGCAGGCCATCGAGCGCGGCACGCCCAAGCACCTGGAGTATGGGGTGACGCACGAGCGGGCCTGGGAGTTCGGCCTCTCGTGCGGCGGCACGATTTCGATGTGGGTCGAGCCCGAGCTGCGGCCCGAGATTCTGCAGGCTGCGCAGGGCACGGAAGGCAGCGTCGTTGCCACGATCATTGGCGGGCCGGGTCAGGGCGGCGGTCTGACCTACCACGAGTCCGGCCAACGCGAGATCCGCGGGCTCGACTCCGGAGCGGCCGAGCTGATTGCTGCGGGAGCTGCGCATGCGCTCAAAAAGCTGTCGGCCTCGAGCGAAACGATTCCGACGCCAGCCGGTGAGATCACGGTACTCTACGAGGTCTTTCCGCGTCAACCGACGCTCCTCGTCTTCGGCGGCGTTCATATCGCGATGGCGCTGGTCAAGCTTGCCAAGCCGCTGGGATACCGGACCATCGTCGCGGACGGGCGCGAGGCCTTTCTGACACCGGAACGGTTTCCCGATGCCGATCGGCTGATCGTCGGGTGGCCCGAACAGGTCTTCCAGGACGTCGGGATCGACTCGGCGACCTGCATTTGTCTGCTGACGCACGACCCCAAGTTCGACGACCCCGCCATCGAGGCAGCCATCCGGTCGCCCGCGGCGTATATTGGCGTGATCGGGTCACGGAAGACTCAGCAGCTTCGGCGGGAGCGCCTGGCCGAAGCCGGCTTCAGCGCCGATGAGATTGCCCGGATCCACGGACCGATCGGCCTCGATCTGGGCGGTCGTGAACCGGCGGACATCGCGCTCGGCATCCTGGCCGAGATCACGGCAGCGCGTTACGGCGGCAAGGTGGGGCGCGGCAAACCAGTACCCGCATAA
- a CDS encoding serine hydrolase yields MRSSIRTAVAALTLVLGVSGTAAAQALAKHPRVQEATALLEQWLDAEQAFKRLPGLSAAVIVDQDVLWQGAYGFADVARKVRATPTTLYSICSISKLFTSVALMQLYEQGKVRLDDPVENHLPWFQLKSDIHDQADVTVEGILTHAAGLPREAAYPYWSTPFQFPTREQIQKAVSSQEMLYRPETFWQYSNLGLTLVGEIVIAASGQTFDQYVRTNILTPLGLNDTYTDMPAAERGKRLAVGYGGYPRSGERAILPFYQANGIAPAAGFASTVLDLGKFASWQFRLLDKGGSEVLQANTLRNMQRVHFQDPESQTTWGLGFSVSRTDNKVFVGHGGSCPGYRTQLTMRPTEKIAVATGINAIDGPATPLAQRAYALMAPAILAAQKDTAGKIQAADRSLDPYIGVYQSSFGGEVSVIRWEGGLASIFLPNDNPARAITKYRKVGEHTFKRIRDDGELAEATTFDLDANGKVLRMRSNYNVMPRIR; encoded by the coding sequence ATGCGCAGCTCGATCCGTACCGCCGTTGCGGCCCTGACCCTCGTTCTGGGTGTGAGCGGGACCGCCGCTGCCCAGGCCCTCGCCAAGCACCCGCGTGTCCAGGAAGCGACAGCCCTGCTCGAACAGTGGCTCGACGCCGAGCAGGCGTTCAAGCGCCTTCCCGGCCTCTCGGCCGCCGTCATCGTCGACCAGGACGTGCTCTGGCAGGGCGCCTATGGGTTTGCCGACGTGGCGCGCAAAGTCAGGGCGACCCCGACGACGCTCTACAGCATCTGCTCGATCTCGAAGCTGTTCACCAGCGTCGCACTGATGCAGCTGTACGAGCAAGGCAAGGTTCGCCTCGACGATCCGGTCGAGAACCATCTGCCCTGGTTCCAGCTCAAGAGCGACATCCACGATCAGGCGGACGTCACGGTCGAAGGCATCCTGACGCATGCCGCGGGGCTGCCGCGTGAAGCGGCCTACCCGTATTGGAGCACGCCTTTCCAGTTTCCCACCCGGGAGCAGATCCAGAAGGCCGTCTCGAGTCAGGAAATGCTCTACCGGCCCGAGACCTTCTGGCAGTATTCCAATCTCGGTTTGACGCTGGTGGGCGAGATCGTGATTGCCGCCTCGGGCCAGACCTTCGATCAGTACGTGCGCACCAACATCCTGACGCCGCTCGGTCTGAACGACACCTATACTGATATGCCCGCCGCCGAGCGCGGCAAGCGTCTGGCGGTCGGTTACGGCGGCTATCCCCGGAGCGGGGAGCGGGCCATCCTGCCGTTCTACCAGGCCAATGGCATCGCGCCGGCGGCCGGCTTTGCCTCGACCGTGCTCGACCTCGGCAAGTTCGCATCGTGGCAGTTCCGGCTGCTCGACAAGGGCGGCAGCGAGGTCCTGCAGGCCAACACGCTCCGGAACATGCAGCGGGTGCATTTCCAGGACCCTGAGTCGCAGACGACCTGGGGCCTCGGGTTCTCGGTCAGCCGGACCGACAACAAGGTCTTCGTTGGGCACGGTGGCAGCTGCCCCGGCTACCGGACCCAGCTGACGATGCGGCCCACCGAGAAGATCGCGGTCGCAACGGGCATCAACGCCATCGACGGTCCGGCGACGCCACTGGCGCAGCGTGCCTACGCGCTGATGGCCCCCGCGATTCTGGCGGCCCAGAAGGACACTGCCGGGAAGATCCAGGCGGCGGATCGCTCGCTCGATCCGTATATCGGGGTCTACCAGTCCTCGTTCGGGGGCGAGGTTTCCGTGATTCGTTGGGAGGGCGGCTTAGCGTCGATCTTCCTGCCCAACGACAACCCGGCGCGGGCCATCACGAAGTACCGCAAAGTGGGTGAGCACACCTTCAAGCGGATCCGCGATGACGGCGAGCTGGCCGAGGCGACGACGTTCGATCTCGATGCCAACGGAAAGGTGCTTCGGATGCGGAGTAACTACAACGTGATGCCCCGGATTCGGTAG